The genomic DNA TGACGGCCCGGGCGAAGACGGGGAAGTCCATCCGTTCCAGGTCGGCCACGTCGCGAACGCCGCCGTCGATGACCAGGCCGCGGGCTCCGCGGGCGCGGAAGGAGGTGGCGAGCAGCTCGCCGAAGAAGCCGTCCTCGCTCTCGGTGGTGCAGGCGGCGACCACCACGTCGCCCGCGCGGATCTGCTCGGCGGCGACGTGCAGCATCCAGTTGTCGCCGGGCTGCAGCAGCACGGTGACCGCCGTCCCGCACAGCCGGGCGCCGGGGTAGGCGGGGCGCAGGTACGGGCGGGCCAGGCCGACCCGGCCCATCGCCTCGTGGATCGTGGCGACGCCGAACTCCGACAGGGCGGCGACGGCCTCCGGGTCGGCGCGGGTGATCGCCGTGCGGACGACCCCGATCTCGGTGTGTTCCATGGCTGTTCTCCCGGGGTCAGTCACTGGTGGCCGCGGCGAGGCGGGCGGCGAGGCGGGGGTGGACGCGCAGGGCGTTGCCGGAGTGGACGGCGGCCCGCTGCTCGGCGTTCAGGTGCGGGGTGGCGTCGACGTACCGGCGGGTGTCGTCGAAGTGGTGGCCGGTGTCCGGGTCGGTGCCGCGGACGGCGCCGATCATCTCGCTGGCGAACAGCACGGACCGGCTGGGGATCACCCGGGTGAGCAGGTCGATGCCGGGCTGGTGGTAGACGCAGGTGTCGAAGAGGACGTTCTCCAGCAGCTCCACCGGGTCGGGGCGGCCGAGGGCCGTGGCCAGGCCGCGGAAGCGGCCCCAGTGGTAGGGCACCGCGCCGCCGCCGTGCGGGATCACGAACCGCAGGGTCGGGAAGTCGGCGAACAGGTCGCCCTGGAGCAGCTGCATGAACGCCGTGGTGTCGGCGTTGAGGTAGTGCGCGCCGGTGGTGTGGAAGGCCGGGTTGCACGAGGTGCTGACGTGGATCATGGCGGGGACGTCGTACTCGACCAGTGCCTCGTACAGCGGGTACCAGCTGCGGTCGGTGAGCGGCGGGGCCGTCCAGTGCCCGCCCGACGGGTCGGGGTTGAGGTTGACGCTGACCGCCCCCAAGTCCTCCACGGCGCGGCGCAGTTCGGGCAGGCAGGTGGCGGGGTCGACGCCCGGCGACTGCGGGAGCATCGCGCCCATGGCGAAGCGGCCGGGATAGAGCCCGCTGACCCGGTGGACCAGGTCGTTGCAGATCCGCGCCCACACCGAGGAGACCTCGAAGTCGCCGATGTGGTGGGCCATGAAGCTGGCCCTCGGGGAGAAGACGGTCAGGTCGATGCCGCGCTCGTCCATCAGCCGCAGCTGGTTGCCCTCGATCGCGGTGCGCAGGTCGTCGTCGGTGATGACCAGCTCGGCGGGGTCGGGCGCCTGGCCGGCGCCGTCGGCGGCGGCCACCTGCCGCTCGCGCCAGGCGGCCAACTGCGGTGGGGCGGTGGTGAAGTGGCCGTGGCAGTCGATGATCACGGGTGCTCTCCCGGGGGTGGTGCGGAGGTCGGGGCGGGGTCAGGCGCCGGTGGGCCAGCCGGTGTACTGCTCGGCGAGGTGGGTCCGGCCGGCCCGGGTGCCCGCCACGCTGTCAAGCTCGCCGAGCTGGCGGCGCAGGTCGAAGGGGGTGCCGCCGGGCTCGGTGTGCAGCAGCCGGGTCATCCAGGAGGAGAAGTTCTGGGCCCGCCAGATCCGCTGCAGGGCGCGCGGCTGGTAGTCGTCGAGCGCCCGGTCGCCCTCGCCGCCGAGGGCGCGCACCAGGACCTCGGCGAGCACCTTCACGTCGTGCAGCGCGAGGTTGAGCCCGCGGGCGCCGGTGGGCGGCACGGTGTGCGCGGCGTCTCCGGCGAGGAGGAGCGAGCCCCAGCGCATCGGCTCCTGGACGAAGGAGCGGAAGCGCAGCACGGTCTTCTCCAGCACCGGCCCCTCCTTGAGCCGGAAGCCGTCCTCGCCCGCCACCCGGGCCTGCAGCGTCTCCCAGATCCGCTCGTCGCTCCAGGCGTCCACCTGCTCGTCGGCGGCGCACTGGAAGTACATCCGCTGGACGCTCTCGGTGCGCCGACTGATCAGCGCGAAGCCGTGCTCGGAGTGGGCGTAGACCAGTTCGGGCGCGCTGGCCGGGGCCTCGGCCATGATGCCGAACCAGGCGAACGGGTACTCCTTGCCGTACCGCACCCGCCGGTCCTCCGGCACCAGGTCGCGGCACATGCTGCGGGAGCCGTCGGCGCCGACCGCGTAGCGGGCCCGGATCTCGTGCCTGGTCCCGTCGGGCAGGGTGCAGCGGACCCGGGGCGCGTCGGTGGTGATGTCGAGGACCTCGGTGTCGCGGACGCCGAACAGGACCGTGCCGCCGTCGCGCGTCCGGGCGTCGGCCAGGTCGACGAACACGTCGGTCTGCGGGTAGAGCCACGCCGAGGCGCCCACCAGCTCCTTGAAGTGGATGCGGTGCGGGCGGCCGCCGAAGCGCAGCTCGATGCCCTCGTGCTCGTGGCCCTCGCGCAGCACGCGGTCGGACACGCCGGTCTCCACCAGGTCCCGGGCGGCGTCGGCCTCCAGGATGCCGGCCCGCTGGGTGGTGGCGATCTCGTGGCGGGTGCGGGTGTCGATGACGACCGTGTCGATGCCGGCGCGGCCGAGCCGGTGGGCCAGCATGAGCCCGGCGGGACCGGCGCCGACGACGGCCACGGGGACCGAGGTGACGGTGTCGACGATGGCCTCGGCCATGGGGGATCTCCTGTGCGACGGCGGGGGGTTCGGAACACCCCGAACGCTGGCATCCGCCACCTCGGCCCGTCAGCGCGACTTCCGCCAGGCGGAAGTCGCCGCCGGAATCACCCGCGGCGGGCGCCGGGTCAGACCGCCGCGCGGGCCCGCCGCCCGAGCTCCTCGGAGATGCCGTGGACGGCCCGCAGCAGCGGTTCGCGCAAGCCCCGCGCCCGGCCGGCGCTGCTCGCCGCGATGACGATCCCGAGCGCGGCGCCGACCGGGCCGGTGCGGCCGATCCGGACGGGCGCGGCCACCGCGACCGTGGTGTCCGAGAGCTGGCGGTCGCTCACGAAGACCTGCTCGCGGCGGATCCCGTCCAGTTGGGCGCGCAGCCTCCTCGGGTCGGTGACGGTGTGGGTGGTCCAGGCGCGCAGCGGCGCGTCCAGGACCGCCTCCTGGATGTCGGCCGGCGCGTGCGCCAGCAGCACCCGGCCCATCCCGGTGGAGCCGATCGGGAAGCGCGAGCCGACCATGGTCACCAGCTCCACCGAGCGGTGCCCGGCGATCCGTTCGACGAAGACGAGTTCGGTGCCCTCGCGGACGGCGAGCTGGATGTTCTCGTGGGTCGCCTCGTACAGGTCCTGCATGAACGGCAGCGCCACGTCGCGCAGGATCTGGCTGCGCGGGCAGCCCGAGGCGATCTCCCACAGCCGCAGCCCGACGTGCCAGGAGCCGTCCTCGCCGCGCTCCAGGGCGCCCCACGCCGCCAGTTCCGCGACCACCCGGTGTGCGGTGCTCAGGGCGAGGCCCGTACGCTGTGCGATCTCCGACAGGGTCTGCGACGGGCGGTCGCGGCCGAAGGTCGAGAGGACTTCGAGAACTTTTCCAGCCGCCGTGCTCCGGGTTGTGCTCACGCGGTCAGTGTCGCAGACGGGCACTGGGCCGCTCGTGCGCCCGTCGCAGCATCGGCCTCCCACCAGGAGATGTGATGAACCGAGAGCTCACCGGCCTGTCCTCGATGGCGACCAGGCAGCTCCTGGCCGAGCTGTCCGGGTACGTCGGGCGCGTGCACGGCGCCGCGGTGCGCTTCGAGTCGGCGGGCGGGGTCGAGGTCGCGCGGCGGGTGCGCGCGGGGGCCGGGGGCGACCTGCTGGTGCTCGCCGCCGACGCGATGGCGGGGCTGGAGGCGGCCGGGCTCCTGGTCGCCGGGACGCTGCGCCCGCTGTGGGTCTCGCAGGTGGTCGCGGCCGTGCCGGACGGCTCGCCGCTGCCCGCGCTGGCGTCCGCGGCGGACC from Kitasatospora terrestris includes the following:
- the ligK gene encoding 4-carboxy-4-hydroxy-2-oxoadipate aldolase/oxaloacetate decarboxylase, with the translated sequence MEHTEIGVVRTAITRADPEAVAALSEFGVATIHEAMGRVGLARPYLRPAYPGARLCGTAVTVLLQPGDNWMLHVAAEQIRAGDVVVAACTTESEDGFFGELLATSFRARGARGLVIDGGVRDVADLERMDFPVFARAVNAKGTVKATLGSVNVPVVCANALVRPGDAVVADADGVVVVPRERAAEVAAASAKREAAEEGKRARFRAGELGLDVYGMRGPLAELGLRYEDR
- a CDS encoding amidohydrolase family protein — encoded protein: MIIDCHGHFTTAPPQLAAWRERQVAAADGAGQAPDPAELVITDDDLRTAIEGNQLRLMDERGIDLTVFSPRASFMAHHIGDFEVSSVWARICNDLVHRVSGLYPGRFAMGAMLPQSPGVDPATCLPELRRAVEDLGAVSVNLNPDPSGGHWTAPPLTDRSWYPLYEALVEYDVPAMIHVSTSCNPAFHTTGAHYLNADTTAFMQLLQGDLFADFPTLRFVIPHGGGAVPYHWGRFRGLATALGRPDPVELLENVLFDTCVYHQPGIDLLTRVIPSRSVLFASEMIGAVRGTDPDTGHHFDDTRRYVDATPHLNAEQRAAVHSGNALRVHPRLAARLAAATSD
- a CDS encoding 4-hydroxybenzoate 3-monooxygenase; the protein is MAEAIVDTVTSVPVAVVGAGPAGLMLAHRLGRAGIDTVVIDTRTRHEIATTQRAGILEADAARDLVETGVSDRVLREGHEHEGIELRFGGRPHRIHFKELVGASAWLYPQTDVFVDLADARTRDGGTVLFGVRDTEVLDITTDAPRVRCTLPDGTRHEIRARYAVGADGSRSMCRDLVPEDRRVRYGKEYPFAWFGIMAEAPASAPELVYAHSEHGFALISRRTESVQRMYFQCAADEQVDAWSDERIWETLQARVAGEDGFRLKEGPVLEKTVLRFRSFVQEPMRWGSLLLAGDAAHTVPPTGARGLNLALHDVKVLAEVLVRALGGEGDRALDDYQPRALQRIWRAQNFSSWMTRLLHTEPGGTPFDLRRQLGELDSVAGTRAGRTHLAEQYTGWPTGA
- a CDS encoding IclR family transcriptional regulator, with protein sequence MSTTRSTAAGKVLEVLSTFGRDRPSQTLSEIAQRTGLALSTAHRVVAELAAWGALERGEDGSWHVGLRLWEIASGCPRSQILRDVALPFMQDLYEATHENIQLAVREGTELVFVERIAGHRSVELVTMVGSRFPIGSTGMGRVLLAHAPADIQEAVLDAPLRAWTTHTVTDPRRLRAQLDGIRREQVFVSDRQLSDTTVAVAAPVRIGRTGPVGAALGIVIAASSAGRARGLREPLLRAVHGISEELGRRARAAV